GGGTAAAGTTGCGATGTCGGCTCTTCCCATCCTGGTCCTGCAGCAGGGGCCAAGGGTGGGGCTGCTCGCCCATCAAAGGGGAACGTGAGCTGGGTTTAGACCGTCGTGAGACAGGTCGGCCTCTACCTGATGGAAGCGGTGGTTCACTGAGGGGAAGCCCTGCCCAGTACGAGAGGAACAGCGGGGCGTTGCCTCTGGCGTACCGGTCGTCCGAGAGGGCGTCGCCGGGCAGCTAAGCAATCGTGGATAACCGCTGAAAGCATCTAAGCGGGAAGCCACTCCCGAGAAGAGTGAGCCGTCCGTCCTAACCTCCCCCTCAAAAGGGAGGAGCGGATGGAGGAGAGATCCCATAGAAGATGGGTTTGAAGTAGTCCCAGTGTACGCAAGAAGCCCGCAAGGGCGACTTGTTCAGCTGGCGGACTAACTACCTCTCAACGCAGGATGAGTTTTGTCCCGGCGGAGGCGCAATGAACCCTAGGCACGGCAAAATTGACCCAACCCTCTTGTAACCCGGGTTCAAATCCCGGCGACGACAGAACTGATCGCGGAGTACCTCTCAACGCATAACGGCGTGGTATGCCGGAGTTGCTTCACTAACATCGACCTCACCAAAATGGCAGAGACAGGGGGAACTAGACCCATTTCGTTGTGGGACGGGCTTCTTGGCCTCGAACGAGCCAACAAAGCATTCCGAGCAACTTGTCCAGAATGCAAGGAGGAATTGACCTACCCGATGTCGGATGTCAGACCCATTCGCCGTGACTCAGCTAGTTCAAAATAATAGAACATATGACTTAAGTGAAAGCCAAGAAATTCCATTTTCCCTCGTTGACCACGGTAAACCAGAAAGTCCTGGCCGCGTTCCTTACTCGCAACGAAGTACTCGCCCTGGTCCCCATGCTGAACACGATTAGTGACCATGCTGTCAAAATAAAATTTTGGGCGGACTACGCGACAGCGCGTACCAGATTCGGCACATTGCAGGCACTGCCCGCTGCACCCCCACATCTTCTGCCGATTCCTCAAGAGGCTAATGACCACGTTCACCAAGTAGAAGCAACTGACTCCTTTCAGGAGAATTTCGGTGGGTTGGCATACAAGTTCCACGTGGTCCCCATAGACAGACTTGTGCCAGTTCAGATATTCTGCAACTTGGAGCCCGAGACTCTGCCACCGGACTCGAGCGACCAGGCAGGTCTCCTCAACTACGCCTTACCTCCTAACCCCTTGATTCCATCCGAGGCGATCATCACTCCGAATGGATTCCGTTTCACTTCATCACGTTATGGAATGGGACCTCAGAACGTCCGACGACGAATCCACGCGGGAAAGGTCATCGTGAGTTTCGAACACCTCAACCTGGTCCAAGTCCGAAAGTTCGGAGATATTCTTGTGCTGGCAAATGGCATTCATCGAGCCTTCGAAATGGCGCGTGCCGGACGAACCCATATACCTGCGATAGTCATCGAACACAAGGACCTGAATGAATACCAATGGCCGACAGGCCCAGGATTCTGGAACGCTCAATTTCTAACTGCGACCCAACGTCAACCCGCGCTAGGCGCACGGCCGCCGCTGATAACCGACTTTCTCACCGATCTTGCCGTAGAATGTACAATTAGTGTGGTGCCTAGCCTTGTCGACATGAACATCGCTGCCCCTACTAATCCGCCCGCAGGACCTCCGCAACCCATTGCTCTGCAAATCGGAGGACTGGTCCCCCAGCCTCAACAATGATGCTTACCAAATACTGCTTCTGCTTCTTTAGACACCCGATGGCCAACGCTATAACAAGTATCAAACTCCAGTGATGGGGATAACCTCTGCGACAGTTTCTCTTCAATCCATCAGTTCGGGAGGAGGCAGGCGGCTGAACCCTAGTCGAAGACTTCCTGTTGATGCCTGAAACGCCCCGGTTGTCCTGATGGATGGGACCGAATTCCAATGTCGGCAGGCCAACCAAGCCTGCGGGAATGCCTGTCTGACTGCCTGATGAACTGCGGGTAGGCCTGCCGGGTAGGCCTGCAAGTGGACTACTAGGACAATTCGGGGAACTACGGGGGAGGCGCATCCGGGCAACATCAATTTTCACTTATTAGCGAAGGATGCAGTCCCCGGAGACTGCCTTATGGAATGTCGCAGGCAGATTCACTAATAAGTGAAGACCGATTCTGAATGCCAGGAGGGGTGGGGCTCGGCAGTCTCGCCAGGGGGGTCCCTTGACAGAGCCATGAGAGGGGGTCTCAATGGGAGGGGTCTCCGGGAGGAGTCCCACGGAGTAGCCCTGGGACAGCGGTGCAATCTGGCTCACCCTACCTGCAGCCTGTCGGGATTACAATGTCTACTCGATACCGACCGCCTAACCCGCCAAGCCGAATGGTTCGATTAGGTGCCCTGCCAGTGTCACGGGACGAAGGAGGGGATAACCTCCTAACAGAGAGCGATATCCTTTCTGACTACCTAGGTCCCTAAAACTCCCCTCGTGGCGACAAGGAGAGCAGAAGAGACGAGCTCACAATCATTTAGCGTCCTTTCTGGACCTCCTCCCTGACAGGCCGGCGCCGGATACCTCCTTGTACAGGCCCGGCCTGACCCGCTGATCCAGCAATTCCTGCAAGCTCTCCACAGTCACCCCCAAGGAGGGGATAATCCAAAGGTGCCACGCGGATTGCTAGAGATCGCCTAGGCGACATCCGCCTCGCCAACGCATATATGCCCGTTTGCACCTCTACACCCATGAAAGGTCGAAGGTCAAAACCCCGAACCCGAAGTCGAACCCGAGGTCGTTCGAAAACGCAGACGGACCAAATCCTCAGGGCCCTCGTGAAACTCGCGAGGGCAACGAACTCGCGCAGCGACGAGGCCAGGACAAACTATGTCGTCGACGCTGCTCACGAGTTAAGAATAATCGATAACAAGACCGACAGGCTCGCCCATTTCATGAACGAAATGCAACACGGGAAGGGCTCGGCGTCGCAGAGACTTGTTAGGTGGGCGAAGAAGTCCCGTCGGTACAAGCGTTAGGAACCTAGGGCCTTTGACATGTGCCGCGGGCCGGTATTAGGGGCTAGGGCCGTGGTTCCTGTCACTCAGAAAGGTTCAATGTCGGATTTGGGCTCTAGTCTTCTGGTAAATCCCGAACGGCCTCCCTTCCGCGGAAGAGGGTAAGCCTCAAACCATTTTCGCTTCTGGATTTGTCACCGCGCATTAAATAACGCAAGCTATCATCACTCCTGAACGGAGAGAGTAGTGAATGAAAATATTCGTTCTTAACTGTGGAAGCTCTTCGATAAAATCCCAGCTACTCGACTTGCAGAGTGGAGAAGTGATGGCAAAGGGGATGGTGACCAGGATAGGCGAGTCGAAGTCGCATATGGAATACGAGACGCGGGGAATGAAGGTCGTGAAGGAGTTCACGATTCCCTCCCACAAGGAGGGTCTTGACATCCTGATAGGGTACCTGACACATCACGAATTCGGCGTAATCCAAGATGTGTCCGAGATTTCAGCCGTTGGGCACAGGGTCGTGCATGGAGGAGATGAGTTCACGAAGTCGACTCTGATTACGCCGAACGTAATCAAGAAGATAGAGGAGTGCATCCCTCTAGCGCCGCTCCACAATCCTCAGAACCTGGCAGGGATTGAAGCTGCGAGACAACTCTTCCCTGGAATCCCCCAAGTGGCAGTCTTTGACACCTCTTTCCACCAAACGCTCCCGGAGAAAGCGTATCTCTATCCTATCCCGTATGAACTCTACGAGAAGTACAGAATCAGAAAATACGGATTCCACGGGACTTCCTGCAAGTACGTCTCACAACGAACGGCAGAAATCCTCGGAAGGCCATTGAGCGACCTGAAGATTGTTGTCTGCCATCTTGGAAACGGAGTAACGGTCGACGCAATCGACCGGGGCGCATCAGTCGACACCAGTATGGGCCTAACACCCGTCGAGGGTTTGATGATGGGAACAAGGAGCGGTGACTTCGACCCGGGCGCAATCTACTACCTCTCGAAGGTCGCAAACCTCACTCTCGACGAGATTTACGACATGCTGAACACGAAAAGCGGACTCTTGGGAATCTCGGGTGTGAGCAACGACATGAAGGAGATAATCGAGCAAGCTGAGAAGGGGAACAGGAGATGTCAACTGGCGATGGAGATGTTCGCCTACAGAGTGAGGAAGTACGTTGGGGCCTGTACCGCTGTGCTCGACGGATTGGACGTAATCGTGTTCACCGCTGGGATAGGAAACAATTCCCCAATAATCAGGTCAATGATATGCGAAGGCCTGGAGTACCTTGGGGTCCAAATCGACAAGGCGAAAAATCGATCAGCTGTTGGCTTGGAGTCTGATTTGAGCCCCTCCGGTTCTAAGGTGAAAGTTCTGACAATTCCCACCGACGAAGAGAAGTTGATAGCACTTGAGACACAGGAGACAGTCATGGCGGCGAATGGACAATGAGTCTTCTTGTGCCACCTAATCTTTAGGGTCTAAGCCTAAATAACACATTCATCGTCAAGTGTCGCACATGCGAAAACGCGCGATAAGTAACAAGACTACAATAACCGTCATCGCAGTTATCATCATAATCGCCCTTGC
This Nitrososphaerota archaeon DNA region includes the following protein-coding sequences:
- a CDS encoding acetate kinase produces the protein MKIFVLNCGSSSIKSQLLDLQSGEVMAKGMVTRIGESKSHMEYETRGMKVVKEFTIPSHKEGLDILIGYLTHHEFGVIQDVSEISAVGHRVVHGGDEFTKSTLITPNVIKKIEECIPLAPLHNPQNLAGIEAARQLFPGIPQVAVFDTSFHQTLPEKAYLYPIPYELYEKYRIRKYGFHGTSCKYVSQRTAEILGRPLSDLKIVVCHLGNGVTVDAIDRGASVDTSMGLTPVEGLMMGTRSGDFDPGAIYYLSKVANLTLDEIYDMLNTKSGLLGISGVSNDMKEIIEQAEKGNRRCQLAMEMFAYRVRKYVGACTAVLDGLDVIVFTAGIGNNSPIIRSMICEGLEYLGVQIDKAKNRSAVGLESDLSPSGSKVKVLTIPTDEEKLIALETQETVMAANGQ